The Schistocerca gregaria isolate iqSchGreg1 chromosome 1, iqSchGreg1.2, whole genome shotgun sequence genome includes a window with the following:
- the LOC126278430 gene encoding uncharacterized protein LOC126278430, with amino-acid sequence MEDNRTPPVTESSESPVEGVQIIVHPAGAAEVKRKDTNTLAMLGTDSLDRVSKASDGLSSFSMGVLAKFGVDEAYRREMLENRYMGSTESSDLPERLQAIEEYFNAAYGSFALPLGVSGSQEQGAEEASREGAVSIEGLTEKKRKKLDRSFIVHQKFWEGTPGSSGSEGRSGTPEGDVLKSSVGTLSSTTLGTVVQVEEPTAGSSPKPVPAGEAQSAPESAGKAMVRQGDAEQSSIGTLSSTTGGPAEQGDGGRKSGKAVVRERGALYHMSATADAAIKIACDYLLTSAKCVACVVGHALKAHGLSLYLLKLSEAALSGEKLAIFRHSMSLTARFTGFAVEAVEAALQYHKSALGYLPETQGSLPAFQVRGALREEVLWQVISAAEEIQKLTLQEHGVRAEELAEKRHVAEAMARILSSALERVNDANAFTKEVVCKFDKSLHDKAMAVTVKGAADYTLFVIFETKKMLGILSEVTAGTGSGRSTEEEASGGSVSQDVPVKDSAPASDVPEGDGDRGAVA; translated from the coding sequence ATGGAAGACAATCGGACGCCGCCAGTAACGGAGTCGTCGGAATCTCCGGTCGAAGGCGTACAAATTATCGTCCACCCCGCAGGCGCTGCTGAAGTTAAGCGGAAGGATACAAACACTTTAGCCATGTTGGGTACTGATTCTCTAGATAGGGTGTCAAAAGCAAGTGACGGCCTCAGCAGTTTCTCCATGGGTGTGTTGGCAAAATTCGGCGTTGATGAAGCTTACAGACGTGAGATGCTAGAGAACCGTTACATGGGTTCCACGGAGTCTTCAGATCTCCCAGAGCGCCTTCAGGCTATCGAAGAGTACTTCAATGCTGCCTACGGTTCTTTCGCTTTACCGTTGGGTGTCTCGGGCAGTCAAGAGCAAGGTGCCGAGGAAGCTTCCAGAGAAGGCGCAGTTAGCATTGAAGGTCTCACggagaaaaagaggaagaagctAGATAGAAGTTTCATAGTGCACCAGAAATTTTGGGAGGGAACTCCGGGGAGTAGTGGTAGTGAAGGGCGAAGTGGGACACCCGAGGGTGACGTTCTCAAGTCCTCTGTAGGGACCCTAAGTAGCACCACCCTCGGAACTGTGGTGCAAGTTGAGGAACCAACAGCTGGCAGCAGTCCCAAGCCGGTCCCCGCCGGAGAGGCACAGAGCGCTCCTGAGAGTGCTGGAAAGGCGATGGTGCGACAGGGTGACGCTGAGCAGTCCTCCATAGGAACACTAAGCAGCACGACAGGCGGACCTGCAGAGCAAGGCGACGGTGGTCGTAAATCTGGAAAGGCGGTTGTGAGAGAGCGAGGAGCACTTTACCATATGAGTGCCACAGCGGACGCAGCCATAAAAATAGCGTGCGACTACCTGCTTACCAGCGCCAAATGCGTGGCGTGTGTGGTCGGTCACGCCCTAAAAGCGCATGGCTTGTCTTTATATCTGCTGAAATTATCAGAGGCGGCATTGAGTGGAGAGAAGCTGGCAATATTTAGACATTCTATGAGTTTAACCGCACGGTTCACTGGTTTCGCAGTAGAAGCGGTGGAGGCCGCCTTACAGTACCACAAGAGTGCTCTGGGCTACCTCCCAGAAACGCAAGGGTCCTTGCCCGCATTCCAGGTGCGTGGGGCACTGCGAGAAGAGGTGCTCTGGCAAGTCATCAGCGCTGCAGAGGAAATACAGAAGCTAACTCTGCAGGAACACGGTGTCAGGGCGGAAGAACTGGCCGAGAAACGACATGTGGCGGAAGCTATGGCTCGCATACTGTCGTCGGCCCTCGAACGGGTAAACGACGCTAATGCGTTTACAAAGGAAGTAGTTTGCAAGTTCGATAAGTCCTTGCACGACAAGGCAATGGCAGTGACTGTGAAGGGGGCAGCTGATTACACCCTGTTCGTGATTTTCGAAACGAAAAAGATGCTCGGTATTCTATCTGAAGTGACGGCAGGCACTGGAAGTGGGAGATCGACTGAAGAGGAGGCATCTGGTGGAAGCGTTTCCCAAGACGTGCCTGTGAAAGACAGCGCTCCGGCATCGGACGTCCCCGAGGGCGACGGAGACCGTGGTGCCGTTGCCTAG